The following is a genomic window from Aeromonas sp. FDAARGOS 1405.
TGCACCGCTTGGTAAAGGGCGCCCCGAAACAGGGGGTGGTCATCTGCGATGACGATGGTAAATTGGCTGTCCATATTTCGGTTAATGGCTCACATTGTTGCTAACTGATTGTTTTGAAAAATCAAACTAGCATCGCTCACCAAGAGGGTCAAACCCGCCGGTGCGCAAATGTGAAGCGACCATCGGATGTTTTGCCATCAAGGGCAGACAGGCCGGTCGCAGGCAACTCATGCAGGAGGCAACAGATGGGATCCTTGGTATTGGCGGTGGGCACCGGCTCCACCTGGGCGATGCGGGCGGCACTGGTGCTCGCCATGAGCGGGCTGACGTGGCAGGAGCAGGTGTTCGATCTGGAGGATGCCAAGTCGCTGGCGCGGCTCAAGCGGCTGGCACCGGCCGGTCTGGTGCCCTGGCTCGAACACGATGGCGTGCGGGTTCACGACTCGCTGGCCATCGCCGAATATGTTCACGAGCTCTGTCCCGACCGCCAGCTCTATCCGGTTTTGCTGGCCGAGCGGGCACTGGCTCGCAGCCTCTGCGCCGAGTTGCACGCGGGATTTCGGCAGATCCGTTCTCTGCTCCCCTTCTTTCTTGGGGCGCCAACCCGTATCGATCCCCCGGTGGAGGCGGTCGGTGAGCTGGCCCGTTTGCAGGAGATCTGGTCGCAGGCGCGGGGCCCCTTCTACTTTGGCGAGGCGGGCATTGTCGATGCCTTCTATGCCGTGATGGCCTATCGACTGGCCAGCTACGGCATCCTGTTGCCCGGTCAGGCGGGGGCGTATCAGCAGGTGCTGCTCTCTTGGCCTCTGTGGCAGGAGACCCTGCTCAAGGCGCGGTTGCAGTGGCCGGTGGCGGCGCGCCAGTCACAGTGAACCTTGGCAGATAGATAAACGAGAGAGGGGAGCCAGTGGCTCCCCTCTCTGCTGCAGGTCAATGTGGCTCAAGGGTTACTTCTGCCGGCCGGCAAAGACCACCACCACCTTGTCATCCCCCTTCTCCCGCACAAAGGCGTAGGGGGCATCCGAGAGTTTCTGGTGGTTGCCTGCCGCAATGGCCGGATGGGCGGCGCGGAACTGGCCCAGTTGCTGCCAGTGCTTGACCAGCTCAGCCTTGTCTCCGCTGGCCAGCTCCTGCCAGTTCATGTCCGAGCGCAGCGCCTGATCGAACACCCCGCCATCCTTGGCCAGCCCGCGGCCGGACTCGTCGCCGTAGTAGAGCTGGATACCGCCCGGCAGCAGCATAAAGCTGTTGGCGACCCGGCGCTGTAGCGGCACATCCTGATAGTCGCCAAAGAACAGCTTGGTGTCGTGGGAGCTGATGTAGCTCAACACGTTGAACTCGGGATCCTGATTGATGCGGCTGGCGTAGCTGGCATAGGTGGGCTCGGCGCTGGCCATGCACTGGGCCTGTGACAGTGCGAACTCGCGCTGATAGTCGAAGTTGATCAGGGAATCGAAACCGTTCTGATACCAGAAATCCTTGGCCACCCCGTGATCCCACACCTCGCCCACCATGTAGAAGGGCAGATCGTCGAGGGCCTTGCTCGGGTTCGCAGTCTTCCACTCCTTGAGCGCAGCGGTGCCCGCCTGCTTGAGCTTGGCCCACACTTCGGGCTCCAGATGCTTGACGGTGTCGGCGCGGAAGCCGTCGATACCAAAGCGGCGCACCCAGTCGGTGTGCCAGGCGATGAGATAGTCACTCACGGTAGCGTCGGGCTGCGCCTTGGCGAGGGTATCTTTTTTCGCCGCCAGCAACGGCGGCAGCCCTACCGGTTTGGCCGATTCGGTCAGAAAGTCCGGCAGCCCCGCCACCGAGCCGGTGACATCGTCGGTGCCGGGCTGCGGGTAGCCGGGCAGACCGGCGCGCACCCAGTCACCACTCCACCACTTGTTCCACGCGGGTGATTGATAGTCGATGAACTGGTTGTAGCCATGCCAGTTAAGGCCGCCGCTCGGTCGCCACTGGTTCCAGACGGTCGGCAGTTTGCCGCTGTTCTGGGTCAGTTCGGTGAGCCCGAGATCTTGCAGATCGGCGAGGGTGGCATAACCGGCGTGGTTCATCACCACGTCGAGGATGATCCGCATGCCGCGCTTGTGGGCCTCATCCACCAGGGTTTTCAGACTCTCTTCATCGCCGTAGTTGGGGTCAATCTTGGTGAAGTCGAGCGCCCAGTAGCCGTGGTAGGCGTAGAAGGGGAAATTGCCCTGCTCGCCGCCACCAATGAAGCCGTGAACCTGCTCCACCATGGGGGTGATCCAGATGGCGTTCATGCCGAGGCTCTTGATGTAGTCGAGCTTCTCGGTCAGCCCCTTGAAGTCACCGCCATGCCAGGTGGCTACCTCATCCTGTCCATCCTTCTGGCGGCCGAAGCTGTTGTCGTTGGCGGGGTCGCCGTTGTGGAAGCGGTCGGTCAGCAGAAAATAGACGCTCGCGTGATCCCAGCTGAACGGTGCTGGCTTTGCTGCCTTGACCGGCTCGAGCAGCAGCAGGCCGCCGCTCTCTTTGCTCGGGGTCAGGGTCAGTTTGCCCTGTTTGACTACCGCCTCCTGTTTTGAGTAGGCATCCCTCAGTCGGGTGCCGTCGGGCCAGACCCCTTTGAGCGACACAGTGACCGGGCCGCCATCCCAGCTGATGCAGGGCTCTTCTGGTGGCTGGCGCTTGAACTCGCTCTTCTTGGTCGCCCGCAACACCTTGAGGCTGGGGATATCCGGGTTGAAGGTGAACTGATACTCCCCGGCCAGCATCACCCGCAGGGTAAAGCTGTGATCCTTGCTGCATTTGTCCATGGGCTGGGCGGTGCCGAAGGAGAGTGGCTTGCTCTCACTCGGGCCAAAGCTGGTGCCGCAACTGTTGCCTGCGTCGCTGATGCGGATCTGGTGGCTCCCCTTGGCAAGGGGATGGATCAGCTCCACCGTACCCTTGTCCAGCGCGATCGGAGTCGCCACCGGCTGACCATCTACATAGAGGCGAACCTCGGGGGCAGCCATCGCCTGTTGGATGAACAGAGGGGCGGCCAGCAGGGCGAGCCAGAGAGGGGATAAGTGATGAGCACGACGCATAAGCCATTCCTTGAGCAGGGCAGTTCGGACAAGGGCCCATTCTAGGAGCAGCAAAGCGCGCCTTGGATCGGCAAAACGCCGATTTGTGACATCAGTTCAAATGGTTACGTTTTCAAGCCGAGGAAAGTGTGACGGGGAAGTGGTGGGATGCTTTGTCGATAAAAATAGCGGCCATAAAAAAATGCCGGTCAGGTGACCGGCATTTGGTGTGTCAGGCATTGTCGTCACATCAGACGGTGAAGAACTTGAAGTTGACGAAGGCCACCGCGATGAAGGAGGCAACCATGCCGCTGATGCATAGCACAGCAGGGCGGATGGCGGGCCAGCGATGGGTCAGCAGAATGATGGCCAGCAGGGTCGGGTAGAGCCCGAACATATAGCGTGGCATGGCGTTGAGGCCGGTCATCAGCGGGATGGTGCAGCAGATGAACATCAGTGTCGCTTCGGCCCAGCGCTTCTGGCTGAACAGGTAACCGTTCAGGCACCAGCCGAAGATCACCATGATGGAGAGGTAAGCCTTGCGGCCGCCCAGCTCGAAACCGCTCAGCCACCAGTCCAGCGGGCTGTCCATGTAGCGACCCCACGCCACCTGAATGTGCTTGAAGGCGAAAGCATCGCCGGTCAGGTGATAGAGGTAGACCATGTAGGCAAACAGGCCAAAGGGGATCATCCAGAGGGTGAACACCACCTTGAAGGCGCGCTCGGTAAAGCGGAAAAATTCCCGCCAGCCGTAGGCTTGCAGCGCCAGGATCAGCACCGGGAAGACCATCATCACCCCCAGGTTGCGGGTGGCGGAGATACAGACCCCCAGCACGGCCACCATCAGCCACTGCTCCCGATAGGCGAACAGGAACATCCCCAGCATCAGCGCCATAAAGGTCGACTCGGTATAACCGGAGACGAAGTAGGCGGAGAAGGGGGAGAAGGCGAGCAGCCAGACGCCGAAGCGGGCGGTATCGTCCCCCAGCTTGAGCTGACGCAACACCAGCAACATCAGCGGCAGGCTGGCGAAGAAGGAGATATTGGTAACAATGATGAGGCCGATCAGGCTCTCGACATTGAACAGGTTGGAGATGGCACCGGAGACCATCGGATAGAGCGGCATAAAGGCCCAGTTGGCCGCATTGCCCTTGCTCAGCCAGCGCGGGTAGAGGTCGTAGCCGTTTTCGATGATGCGCTGGAACCAGACGCAGTCGAACTGGCAATAGGCCTGCAGTGGCCCGATACCGGGAGTGCCATAGAGCTGGACACCGAAATAGCCCATGCCATAGAGGGCAACGCGGCTCAGCACGAAGGCGGCAATGATCATCAGCCAGTCACGGCCGCTGATGCGCAGTGACGGGCGATAGGGGAGGCTGTCCCCGGGCAGGGAAGCGGTATTGGTCATGTCATTCATCAGGCAAAAACCCAGACGCGAGAGAGGATGTAGGTGAGTACAGTAACGGTCAGGGTGGCGATGACCACCGGCAGTAGACCGGAGAGTCCCGCAAACAGCAGGCCGCTCAGGATCAGGTTACGCACCGCCAGCGAGAAGAGGGCAACCAGCAGAAACTTGCTGGCGGCTCCCTGCTTCTGGAAGGTGATGTAGCGGTGACCAAAGAAGGAGAACCAGAACGCGATGGCAAAAGCCAGCGTGGTAACCAGGTGCTCCGAGATGGTGGGCCAAGTATGAAACAGTGCGATGGAGGTGCCAAGGTCGACGAGGGTAGCCCCCCCGCCGACAAAACCGAAACGTACCAGCCGCCAGAATTCCTCGCGGGAGATCATTGCGGTGCTTGCTCCTGTTGCTCTTGCAGGTTGCTGTCAGCGCTCTGCGGTTTGCCAGCATCCTGCTTGGCATACTGGCCATAGACCCCTTCAATGAGGTAGACCGGGCGCTGTTTCACTTCCACAAACATGCGGCCGATGTATTCGCCGATGATGCCGAGCGACAGTAGTTGGATACCGCCGAGGAACAGCACCACGGACATCAGTGAGGCATAGCCGGGTACGTCGATGCCGAAGAAGATCACCTGGGTGATGATTTTCAGGATATAGAGGAAGGCAACCAGCGAGACGCTGACACCCACATAGCTCCAGACCCGCAGCGGCCAGCTGGAGAAGCTGAGCAGACCGTCGAGGGCGAAGTTCCACAGTTTCCAATAGTTGAACTTGGTTTCACCGGCGTGACGGGCCGGGCGCTCGTAGGGGACGCCAACGGCACGGAAACCGGCCCAGGCAAACAGACCCTTCATAAAGCGGTTGCGCTCCGGCAGCAGCTTGATCGCCTCGACCACTCGACGGTCGATCAGGCGGAAGTCACCGGCGTTCTCCGGCAGCTTGGTGCTGGTGGAGAGGGCGTTGAAGAAGCGGTAGAAGCCACCGGCAGTCAGGCGCTTCATCGGGGTATCGGCGCTGCGATCGACTCGGATGCCGTAGACGGTGTCATAGTCACCGGTCTGCCACAGTTTGACGAACTCCAGGATCAGGGCGGGCGGGTCTTGCAGATCCACATCCATCGGCACGATGGCATCCCCTTTGGCCTGATGCAGACCGGCGGTCAGGGCCGCTTCTTTACCGAAGTTGCGTGCCAGGTTGACCAGGGTCACGCGCGGGTCACGGGCGATGGCCTGCTCGACCACTTCACGGGTGCGGTCACGGCTGCCATCGTTGACGAATACAATTTCAAGCTGGTCTTTCAGCGGGGCCAGTTCGTTGTCTATCGCGTTGATGAAGGCATCGATGCTCTCTTCCTCGTTGTAAACGGGAACGACCAGAGAGAGTCGAAAATCTGGATGCGACATAAGAACGTCCTTATTTGGGATAGTTGTTTTTATAAAATGGTATTCGGGGCAAGGATCACTGGGCTACGGTCAAACGTACCGACTGCACATTGATGGGAGTAGGTGCCGAGAGCGCCAGAAAATTGGGGCGCTTGGGATCTGCCGTGAGCGAGTCGCCGGGCAGACTGAGGCGGATTTCGTTGATGCCCGCTTTGGCCAGTTTCACCGTGGTGGTGAAGTCGTGACCCAGCGCCACTTTCAACAGGGCACCGGCTTCCGGGCTGTTGATGCGGGCCTGTACGGTAAGCTGATCCGGATTGGCCGCCTGCTTGGGCAGCACAAAGTAGAGACCGCCCTGACCGCTAAGCAGGGTACCTTCGTCGCTCGGCTTCTTGGCCCAGCCTTCGCTGGAGAGGAAGCGGCTTGGCTTGGTCAGATTGAGCTCGTTACCCGGCTGATAGGTCATGCTGGAGTTGTGTTCCCAGAAGCGGGTTTTGCCTTCCAGATAATAGAGTTTGTAGGCCAGGCTCACGTTGGGGTGAGCAGCCAGATAGAGGGTGTAAAGATAAAAACCGCTTAACGCCAGAATGGCAGTCAAAAAACCGAACTTTTTGTACGTCATATCACTCTCTATGCCTGACAGAATGGGTAGGCCGATGTCGCGCATATGCTAATCCAATTGCAAAAAAAGCATAGTGGATCACAAAAAAATATTTGGTCACATATTAACCCCTTTTTACCCCTGTTCCAAACGTTGCTGTTTCCCGGTTAAACAGGTCTGGCGGGGCGCAGGTTGCCAGTAGTGCTCCGGCAGGGCAATTGGCAAATAGAAGCGCTTTGCTGCGTCATTTTCTAGCGGATGCGATAGTCATCTGGCTTCTATCGCCATTTTGCAGGGGGCGATTTATGATGACTCACTTATTCGTCAAGGATGACATATGAAGTGGCTCTCTTGCTGTCTGTTGCTTGGATTATGGGCGCCAATGGCATTGGCCAAGGCCCTGTGTCCCGAGCCCATTCAGGTCGGTTACGATAACTGGCCCCCCTACCATTATTACGAAGCCGACTCACCGCAAGAGGTGCGCGGTTATGCCGCCGAGGTGCTGACGGCTGTGCTCACTTCCATGCACTGCAAGGTCCACTATGTGGAGCTGCCCTGGAAGCGGGTACTGCACGAAATGGAATATGGCGAGATAGACATGGCGATGGAGGCGAATATCAATGATGAGCGCGCCCGTTATGCCTGGTTTTCCGACTCCTACAACCCGGGGCGCACCTTGCTGTGGATCCGCAAGGGCAGCCACTATCCCGAACAGGATCTGACGAGCTGGCTGGCCAGTGGTTACTCCCTCGGCGTCACCAAAGAGTACTTCTATGGTGAGGAAGTGATGTCGCTGCTCGCTCGCTATGCCAAACAGGTGAGTGCGGTGAGCGATCAGCAGAATTATGAGAAGCTGGCCCGCGGGCGGATCGACGGTTTCCTCGGTGACATGCTGGCTACCCCCAGCGCCCTTAACAAGGAGGGGATGAGCGGTCTGTTCACCAGCCACCCCATGGTGGTATCTGAATCGCCAAGCTTCTTTATGTTGGGCAAGCGCAGCTTTTCGCCGCAGTTCTTGCAACAATTCAATCAGGCGTTGGCGCGGTTCAAGGAGACAGATGCGTATGACATTATCTGGCAGCGTTATGCCCCCGAGCGCTAGCAAAGTATTGGCCGTTCACGCATCATGAGCGGCCTGAGCATCGGGTCTGCTTGTCAGGCCTGACAGAGTGAACAAACCGTTTTGAGGTACCCATGGGGATGAAGTATTGGCTGGCCCTTGCCAATCTGGTGTGGCTGGGATGTTTGCCCGCTGGCGCGGTACATGCGACCGAAGCACAAGTTGTGGTGGCGGCCAGTGAAACCGGACACGACTGGTATCAGGGCAGTCAGGCCGAACAGGCCCGTGTCGAGCTGGAGCAGCAGTTGCAAGAGGCTGTGCTTGCCCAGCTGCACCCCGATTTTTTCACGCTGTGGAAGCGCCTGCAGGCCACCCATACAGACAAGCGTGGTGCCATCTATGACGACATTTTTACCAAGCTGAGCCGTTTCCAGCACGCCTGGCGGGGGATGGATCTGGTCTCTCGCGAGCAGATGAAGACCCTTAAGCTCGATTTGAACCGCCCTGTGGTGACCCAACCCAGCGATGATGACCTGCTCACCCAAGTGAAATCTCTGCGCCCCCAGGTGGCGGAATACGAGGCGGTGCGGGCCAAAGTGCACAAACTGCTGGCAATGCCGATGGCCAGCAAGTGGCCGACCCTCGATATGCCAACCCTGCGTGCCGGAGAGCGCTCCACCGAGCTTGGCCAGATCCGCGCCATGCTCAACGAGCTGGGCGACAGCGCCCCGAGCCATGGTGATCAGATTTACGATGGTGATACCGAGCAGGCCATCAAGCAGTTCCAGCGTCGTCACGGTCTCACCGCGGACGGCATTATCGGCCGTCAGACCCGCTCCTGGCTCAATACCGGCCCGCAAGTGCGCGCCAGCCTGCTGCTGCGTAACCTGTGGCGTCGCGATCTGGTGGATCAACTCGCCGGTGGCCGCTACGTGCTGGTCAATATTCCTGACTACCGCCTGAGCGTGGTGGAGTCCGGCAACGAGGTGTTTACCAGCAGGGTCATCGTCGGCAAGGAGCAGCGGGCCACCCCCATTCTGGCCAGCGAAATTCGCTCCATCGTGCTCAACCCCTCCTGGCATGTGCCGCGCTCGATCCTGAGCAAGGACATCCTGCCCAAGCTGGGTCGCGATCCCGCGTACCTGAGTCGCGAGCAGTTCGAGGTGATCGACAGCGAGGGCAATCCGGTCCAGTTCACCGAAGAGGGGTGGCATCAGGCGCTGGCCGCCGGTTTCCCCTATCGCCTGCGGCAAAAGCCGGGGGATCACAATGCCCTGGGGCGCTACAAGTTCTACCTGCCCAACAATGACGCCATCTATCTGCACTCCACCCCGCGCAAGGCGCTGTTCGAACAGGGGGCGCGCGCCTTCAGTTCGGGTTGCATCCGGGTGGAGCATGCTGACGATCTGGCCGAGCTGTTGTTGGCGGACTCCCGCTATCAGCCGGACAAGGTGGCCAATATCCTCAAGGAGAGCCAGACCAAATGGTTGCCGCTTACCACGCCGATCCCGGTCTTTACCGTCTACTGGAGCAGCTGGATCGACGAAAATGGTCGCCAGCAACTGCGCAACGACATCTACGGATTTGATCGGGTCAGCTTCCAGAGCCGCCTGCTGTGATCCCTGCCACAGAGTGAAAAGCCCGGCCTGTGCCGGGCTTTTCTATGGGCGATTGTGGTTTGACAGCTCCCCCCGCCGGAGGGTAGTTTCAAGCGCCTGTATCACATTCAATCAGTGATCTTATTCAACTATTTTTCGCTTGAATCTGCGATGGACGAACCCCTTATGCTGGAACAAGAGATAAGTCGACGTCGCCTGTTGTTGGGAGCCGGTTGCCTGCTGGGCAGCTCGCTGATCTCCTTCCCTGCACTGGCCAGCCGCAGTACCACCGGGCGTGAACTCAGTTTCTTCAATCTCAATACCGGCGAGCGGGTGCGC
Proteins encoded in this region:
- a CDS encoding glutathione S-transferase; translated protein: MGSLVLAVGTGSTWAMRAALVLAMSGLTWQEQVFDLEDAKSLARLKRLAPAGLVPWLEHDGVRVHDSLAIAEYVHELCPDRQLYPVLLAERALARSLCAELHAGFRQIRSLLPFFLGAPTRIDPPVEAVGELARLQEIWSQARGPFYFGEAGIVDAFYAVMAYRLASYGILLPGQAGAYQQVLLSWPLWQETLLKARLQWPVAARQSQ
- a CDS encoding alpha-amylase; the encoded protein is MRRAHHLSPLWLALLAAPLFIQQAMAAPEVRLYVDGQPVATPIALDKGTVELIHPLAKGSHQIRISDAGNSCGTSFGPSESKPLSFGTAQPMDKCSKDHSFTLRVMLAGEYQFTFNPDIPSLKVLRATKKSEFKRQPPEEPCISWDGGPVTVSLKGVWPDGTRLRDAYSKQEAVVKQGKLTLTPSKESGGLLLLEPVKAAKPAPFSWDHASVYFLLTDRFHNGDPANDNSFGRQKDGQDEVATWHGGDFKGLTEKLDYIKSLGMNAIWITPMVEQVHGFIGGGEQGNFPFYAYHGYWALDFTKIDPNYGDEESLKTLVDEAHKRGMRIILDVVMNHAGYATLADLQDLGLTELTQNSGKLPTVWNQWRPSGGLNWHGYNQFIDYQSPAWNKWWSGDWVRAGLPGYPQPGTDDVTGSVAGLPDFLTESAKPVGLPPLLAAKKDTLAKAQPDATVSDYLIAWHTDWVRRFGIDGFRADTVKHLEPEVWAKLKQAGTAALKEWKTANPSKALDDLPFYMVGEVWDHGVAKDFWYQNGFDSLINFDYQREFALSQAQCMASAEPTYASYASRINQDPEFNVLSYISSHDTKLFFGDYQDVPLQRRVANSFMLLPGGIQLYYGDESGRGLAKDGGVFDQALRSDMNWQELASGDKAELVKHWQQLGQFRAAHPAIAAGNHQKLSDAPYAFVREKGDDKVVVVFAGRQK
- a CDS encoding GtrA family protein, whose product is MISREEFWRLVRFGFVGGGATLVDLGTSIALFHTWPTISEHLVTTLAFAIAFWFSFFGHRYITFQKQGAASKFLLVALFSLAVRNLILSGLLFAGLSGLLPVVIATLTVTVLTYILSRVWVFA
- a CDS encoding glycosyltransferase family 2 protein, coding for MSHPDFRLSLVVPVYNEEESIDAFINAIDNELAPLKDQLEIVFVNDGSRDRTREVVEQAIARDPRVTLVNLARNFGKEAALTAGLHQAKGDAIVPMDVDLQDPPALILEFVKLWQTGDYDTVYGIRVDRSADTPMKRLTAGGFYRFFNALSTSTKLPENAGDFRLIDRRVVEAIKLLPERNRFMKGLFAWAGFRAVGVPYERPARHAGETKFNYWKLWNFALDGLLSFSSWPLRVWSYVGVSVSLVAFLYILKIITQVIFFGIDVPGYASLMSVVLFLGGIQLLSLGIIGEYIGRMFVEVKQRPVYLIEGVYGQYAKQDAGKPQSADSNLQEQQEQAPQ
- a CDS encoding ABC transporter substrate-binding protein, with the protein product MKWLSCCLLLGLWAPMALAKALCPEPIQVGYDNWPPYHYYEADSPQEVRGYAAEVLTAVLTSMHCKVHYVELPWKRVLHEMEYGEIDMAMEANINDERARYAWFSDSYNPGRTLLWIRKGSHYPEQDLTSWLASGYSLGVTKEYFYGEEVMSLLARYAKQVSAVSDQQNYEKLARGRIDGFLGDMLATPSALNKEGMSGLFTSHPMVVSESPSFFMLGKRSFSPQFLQQFNQALARFKETDAYDIIWQRYAPER
- a CDS encoding murein L,D-transpeptidase; this translates as MGMKYWLALANLVWLGCLPAGAVHATEAQVVVAASETGHDWYQGSQAEQARVELEQQLQEAVLAQLHPDFFTLWKRLQATHTDKRGAIYDDIFTKLSRFQHAWRGMDLVSREQMKTLKLDLNRPVVTQPSDDDLLTQVKSLRPQVAEYEAVRAKVHKLLAMPMASKWPTLDMPTLRAGERSTELGQIRAMLNELGDSAPSHGDQIYDGDTEQAIKQFQRRHGLTADGIIGRQTRSWLNTGPQVRASLLLRNLWRRDLVDQLAGGRYVLVNIPDYRLSVVESGNEVFTSRVIVGKEQRATPILASEIRSIVLNPSWHVPRSILSKDILPKLGRDPAYLSREQFEVIDSEGNPVQFTEEGWHQALAAGFPYRLRQKPGDHNALGRYKFYLPNNDAIYLHSTPRKALFEQGARAFSSGCIRVEHADDLAELLLADSRYQPDKVANILKESQTKWLPLTTPIPVFTVYWSSWIDENGRQQLRNDIYGFDRVSFQSRLL